One window of the Cognatishimia sp. WU-CL00825 genome contains the following:
- a CDS encoding amidohydrolase family protein → MIIDSHQHFWQLSRGDYPWPDESVMPIFRDFGPNDLKPLLAETGVKGTVLVQATDTAAETEFLLRLAGKTDFVCGVVGWLDFSSEDVVETIDRLRSNFALKGFRPMLQNIEKTDWILQDAQKIGLSHMEKNRLCFDALIQPRHLSTLNQLAKRYPDLPIVIDHVAKPKPEKNHLPPETWMNGIKALATRQNVFCKLSGMVTEIGTDWTYDDVAPTADFILATFGSDRVMFGSDWPVVNLASDYATWWQTVQKLIAPLSPSQKQAVLGGNAQRFYRL, encoded by the coding sequence ATGATTATTGATAGCCATCAGCATTTTTGGCAGCTTTCTAGAGGCGATTACCCTTGGCCCGACGAATCTGTCATGCCGATTTTTCGCGACTTCGGCCCAAACGATCTGAAACCACTTTTGGCTGAAACAGGGGTCAAAGGTACGGTCTTGGTTCAAGCCACTGACACAGCGGCAGAAACCGAATTTCTATTGCGTTTGGCGGGGAAAACCGACTTTGTTTGTGGCGTTGTTGGATGGTTGGATTTTTCCAGCGAAGACGTCGTTGAAACAATTGATCGGTTGCGCTCTAATTTTGCTCTAAAGGGCTTTCGGCCGATGTTGCAAAACATAGAGAAAACTGATTGGATCTTGCAGGATGCACAGAAAATTGGCCTTTCCCACATGGAAAAAAATCGCCTTTGCTTTGATGCTCTCATTCAGCCACGCCATCTGTCAACGCTGAACCAGCTTGCCAAACGCTACCCTGATCTACCTATTGTGATAGACCATGTTGCCAAACCAAAACCTGAGAAAAACCATTTACCGCCAGAGACTTGGATGAATGGCATAAAGGCCTTGGCAACGCGCCAGAACGTATTTTGCAAGCTGTCTGGCATGGTAACCGAAATCGGCACCGACTGGACCTATGATGATGTTGCGCCAACTGCAGACTTCATCCTTGCGACCTTTGGAAGTGACCGGGTGATGTTCGGCAGCGATTGGCCAGTGGTCAATCTGGCCAGCGATTACGCGACCTGGTGGCAAACAGTTCAAAAGCTGATTGCGCCGCTATCGCCAAGCCAAAAGCAAGCCGTGTTGGGTGGTAATGCCCAGCGCTTTTATCGGCTATAA
- a CDS encoding imelysin family protein, with protein MKIISSGIALLMMGASASAADNSTQKSVLTNYANIAEAKYADSLTTAKRLQTAVDRLIASPSATNLAAAKQAWISARVPYQQTEVYRFGNAIVDDWEGKVNAWPLDEGLIDYVDAAYGGATDENAVAALNVIANAEFILGGKTVNAMQITPTLLENTLQEADGVEANVATGYHAIEFLLWGQDLNGHDVGAGARPWTDYASAEACTGGNCDRRADYLEAVTELLVSDLAWMTAQWAEGGAARTEVLAHPGAGIVAMLTGMGSLSYGEQAGERMRLGLMLNDPEEEHDCFSDNTHNSHYYDGLGVQNVYFGSYTRIDGTVVSGASLSDLVSATNADLDAEMKHKLFTTMKALGAIKTAAEAGFSYDQMLERGNQAGEALIMGGVNGLIDQTKSIERIVSALDLDGVEFEGSESLDNPKAVFN; from the coding sequence ATGAAAATCATTTCTTCAGGCATTGCGCTTTTGATGATGGGTGCAAGCGCATCCGCCGCTGACAACAGCACCCAAAAATCGGTTCTTACGAACTATGCCAACATTGCAGAAGCAAAATACGCTGACAGTTTGACCACTGCAAAACGATTGCAAACAGCGGTTGATCGCTTGATTGCATCGCCGTCAGCGACAAACCTTGCTGCCGCCAAACAAGCCTGGATTTCGGCCCGAGTGCCATACCAGCAAACCGAAGTGTACCGCTTTGGCAACGCCATTGTTGATGACTGGGAAGGGAAAGTGAACGCGTGGCCTCTGGATGAGGGACTGATTGACTATGTTGATGCGGCCTACGGCGGGGCAACTGATGAAAATGCTGTCGCAGCGTTAAATGTGATTGCGAATGCTGAATTCATCTTAGGTGGAAAAACGGTTAACGCCATGCAAATCACGCCGACCTTGTTGGAAAATACGCTGCAAGAAGCAGATGGTGTCGAAGCCAACGTGGCCACCGGATACCACGCCATTGAATTTTTGCTTTGGGGTCAGGACCTGAACGGACATGACGTTGGCGCGGGCGCGCGGCCATGGACCGACTATGCATCCGCAGAGGCCTGCACCGGTGGGAATTGTGATCGGCGCGCAGACTATCTTGAGGCGGTTACAGAGCTTTTGGTTTCAGACCTCGCGTGGATGACCGCGCAATGGGCTGAAGGCGGCGCTGCAAGAACCGAAGTTCTTGCCCATCCAGGGGCGGGAATCGTGGCGATGCTGACAGGTATGGGATCTTTGTCTTATGGCGAACAGGCTGGCGAACGCATGCGCCTTGGCCTGATGCTAAATGACCCCGAAGAAGAGCATGATTGCTTCTCTGACAATACCCATAACAGTCACTATTACGATGGTTTGGGCGTGCAAAATGTCTATTTCGGCTCATATACACGCATCGACGGCACGGTTGTGTCGGGCGCGTCTTTGTCTGATTTGGTCTCCGCTACAAACGCAGATTTGGACGCAGAGATGAAGCATAAACTATTCACAACGATGAAAGCACTGGGTGCGATCAAGACAGCGGCAGAAGCTGGGTTTTCTTATGATCAGATGCTTGAACGTGGCAATCAAGCCGGTGAAGCGCTGATTATGGGCGGCGTGAACGGCCTGATTGATCAAACCAAATCCATCGAACGCATTGTGT